A region of Streptomyces sp. TG1A-60 DNA encodes the following proteins:
- a CDS encoding beta-ketoacyl synthase N-terminal-like domain-containing protein produces MSELDSRIAVIGMAVRLPGAEDVMDFGTQLRHDGIEVDEVPPSRWDRKLYLGDSAHQGTHHRGAFLLDPFSFDHEAFGLTAEDAVLLDPQQRVMLEVGARALEDSGYLRARRRLDAGVFVGARMNAYGFDHGRGLGADGTQGPAGAQATGLGGGPRAASLWGRSQNFMAAWLSDRFDLAGPSLVVDTACSSALSAVWLACQSLTAGACELAVVGAVDLLIDPLTFVLLSRTGALSPDGLCRTFDRRANGYVPGEGAVALVLKPMGTALADGDLVLGAIAATEVNNDGRTMGVTSPNLDAQIELLGKVYERIDPATVQYVEAHGTGTAIGDPIEARALTEVFGRLGVPRNSVALGSLKRRIGHLHSASGLAGLAKVIVMLRDGIVPALTVEEPNPRLDLADSPFRLPATHSQWPEVPVRRAAVSGFGFGGTNAHVVAEAVPPAPHGRGRADGPSRAVHILPLSADTPYALRELVAQWIEFLPTVADDLDDVCATARLARPHRSERVAVSGADARELTSALRTWLLRYDAPDSAAPGEPTVRVRPEADGTPPAWLVALDRSVPPVHEIIGLFETATGARLADFSGELLRISEGIALTVALRDAGLPESAVDLPPGWEAVRDFAWGRVPLEEALADVLRHDGDPLPGPAHEPTAEGELCARLVGAHDGREVTAELAAVTTDLFRAGQDIDWNAYQRDTAWRKRLLPSSQPRGRALDLREPLRSPEPGAPAELVRDGGAAGYVFARVFGPGEVPLAQHAVYRRIMLPGVAWFEFLREGAALRGEPFHGVRDLLFHRPLIPSGACRVVCRVDARGQFTVEDDRNGGPFVTGRLLREPAAEPVPVPVASLLGSCAQVHAGSGLYRWLRRIGYHHGRYYRNISWVAGLPDGGTLARIEGRRQREMNAPGTQLFPGLLDSVTIAAIAPDNPVFGAADASAFIPLSAARADVHGPLDDAAYVRTEIAFWNEEACRVTQTVTDAEGRPLLVFGDMSSKRVPLEAFSGEGAPAQPAAATLPLDRTGAPPGTAAAAPGRTTAAGLGATTAPATAGAATGTDGTTAARAGDTAAAATAGTTETTAGPTAAAGPRDTASVPSTRPAPATRCDQPPTPGRVLAWFLELTGTSADDADTEFLSAGFDSVGLVSLSERISQEFGLSLYPTVFFEYPTPRQFADFVLTEAPELAATLIPSPRPADETSTPAEPTAVDEAPTAPGAPADSTPAPRPPTTTAAARAVPTPSVPTPETIRSRDIAVVGAAVRLPTAHTLTDFADLLRQGRDTVRPLPDSRWSQPPHGPAPYASFLEAVDEFDPGPFRISPREAPLIDPQARIVYETIWEALEDGGRAGERAEGSRTGLWIGYSHDHYHEERARHGVSDGRGLGLEAMIANRLSYLMDWHGPSGLVNTLCSSSLVAVHTALQHLRAGDIDTAVIGAVHAAISPEYFRSMGDLMALSPRHRCRAFDSTADGFVPGEGAVAVVLRRHDDARRDGDRIRGLVKGAAVNHGGRTTRYSAPSARAQGDVIAEALRDAGVEPETIGLLEAHGTGTSLGDPIEIDGLTRAWRGHTGRAQFCAIGSLKSNIGHLEPAAGLAGLVKALLAMEHGVIPPTLHVTRPNDHIRFEETPFYLADRARPWPRGGHPRRAAISAFGMGGVNAHVIVEEPPTAPQDTPLPQDSHIVRVSAADETTLRDLASAYAAHLTGTDEDRLGDFARTANTARAAHRYRTAVHGTTAAELAARLTEVASGATSPTRHIRTATTTAFLFTGQGSQYAGMGQGLKATEPHFRDTLHECADLLTHWTDVPLLDLLYGDARHLLDQTRYAQIGIVSVQVALVASLRAAGVRPDVVAGHSLGELTAAWAAGVLTLPDLLRLTVLRGELMQARPANGTMAVVHTDIHSLTAELEAYPGIEIAAHNAPRVHTISGPEGMLARFREQSSFRVRPLTVSHAFHSAVMEAALAPFADAVAATPLAPPEIPFASTLTGTWHSDVTATDPGHWAQAIRRAVRFSQAVTTLAETGPHTVWEIGPHPQLIPLARATLTEARPDLDPAWITTLQRGREDQPQFHAALTAHHNHTGTDLNWTGLHHGKRQSVTTLPGYPFRRRRFWITPGAPEASGPDPTTTDSTHPHETKRPEHHG; encoded by the coding sequence GTGAGCGAGCTCGACAGCCGCATCGCCGTGATCGGCATGGCGGTGCGGCTCCCGGGGGCCGAGGACGTCATGGACTTCGGAACCCAGCTGAGGCACGACGGGATCGAGGTCGACGAGGTCCCGCCGAGCCGCTGGGACCGCAAGCTGTACCTCGGGGACAGCGCCCACCAGGGCACGCATCACCGGGGTGCCTTCCTGCTGGACCCGTTCTCCTTCGACCACGAGGCGTTCGGCCTGACCGCCGAGGACGCCGTCCTCCTCGACCCGCAGCAGCGCGTGATGCTCGAGGTCGGTGCCCGGGCCCTGGAGGACTCCGGTTACCTGAGGGCGCGTCGGCGGCTCGACGCGGGCGTGTTCGTCGGGGCCCGCATGAACGCGTACGGATTCGACCACGGGCGGGGCCTGGGCGCCGACGGCACACAGGGCCCGGCCGGCGCCCAGGCAACCGGCCTTGGCGGCGGGCCTCGGGCCGCCTCCCTCTGGGGACGGTCGCAGAACTTCATGGCGGCCTGGCTGTCCGACCGGTTCGACCTGGCGGGCCCGAGCCTTGTCGTCGACACCGCGTGCTCGTCCGCCCTGTCGGCCGTCTGGCTGGCTTGCCAGAGCCTGACGGCGGGGGCCTGCGAGCTGGCCGTCGTCGGCGCGGTCGACCTGCTGATCGACCCCCTGACGTTCGTCCTGCTCTCCCGCACCGGAGCCCTGTCCCCGGACGGCCTGTGCCGGACCTTCGACCGCAGGGCCAACGGCTACGTGCCCGGTGAGGGAGCCGTCGCCCTCGTCCTGAAGCCGATGGGGACGGCACTGGCCGACGGCGACCTGGTCCTCGGAGCCATCGCCGCGACCGAGGTCAACAACGACGGCCGCACGATGGGCGTCACCTCGCCGAACCTGGACGCCCAGATCGAACTGCTGGGCAAGGTGTACGAGCGGATCGACCCGGCGACCGTCCAGTACGTCGAGGCCCACGGCACCGGTACCGCCATCGGCGACCCGATCGAAGCGCGGGCGCTCACCGAGGTGTTCGGCCGGCTCGGCGTCCCCCGCAACTCCGTGGCGCTCGGCTCCCTCAAGCGCCGCATCGGCCATCTGCACTCGGCGTCGGGCCTGGCGGGCCTGGCCAAGGTGATCGTCATGCTGCGCGACGGCATCGTCCCGGCACTCACCGTCGAGGAGCCCAATCCCCGCCTCGACCTGGCCGACAGCCCCTTCCGCCTCCCCGCCACGCACAGCCAGTGGCCCGAAGTGCCCGTGCGGCGGGCCGCGGTGAGCGGTTTCGGCTTCGGCGGGACGAACGCGCACGTCGTCGCCGAAGCCGTACCCCCGGCTCCGCACGGGCGGGGCCGCGCCGACGGGCCGTCCCGCGCGGTCCACATCCTGCCCCTGTCGGCCGACACCCCGTACGCGCTGCGGGAACTGGTCGCGCAGTGGATTGAGTTCCTGCCCACCGTGGCCGACGACCTCGACGACGTGTGCGCCACCGCGCGACTGGCGCGTCCGCACCGCTCCGAGCGGGTGGCCGTAAGCGGGGCCGACGCGAGGGAGCTGACGTCCGCCCTTCGCACATGGCTTCTCCGGTACGACGCTCCTGACTCCGCCGCGCCCGGGGAACCCACCGTACGGGTCCGTCCCGAGGCGGACGGAACACCCCCCGCCTGGCTCGTCGCCCTCGATCGCTCGGTGCCTCCCGTGCACGAGATCATCGGTCTCTTCGAGACGGCGACCGGTGCGCGCCTGGCCGATTTCTCCGGCGAACTGCTGCGCATCAGCGAGGGAATCGCCCTCACAGTGGCGCTGCGCGACGCGGGACTGCCGGAAAGCGCGGTGGACCTGCCCCCGGGGTGGGAGGCGGTCCGGGACTTCGCCTGGGGCCGTGTACCGCTCGAGGAGGCGCTGGCCGACGTCCTCCGTCACGATGGCGACCCGCTCCCCGGGCCCGCGCACGAGCCCACTGCCGAGGGCGAGCTGTGCGCACGTCTGGTTGGGGCACACGACGGCCGGGAGGTGACCGCGGAGCTCGCCGCGGTCACCACCGACCTCTTCCGTGCGGGCCAGGACATCGACTGGAACGCGTACCAACGGGACACGGCGTGGCGCAAGCGCCTGCTGCCATCGTCCCAGCCGCGCGGCCGGGCCCTGGACCTGCGCGAGCCCCTGCGCTCGCCCGAACCCGGTGCGCCCGCGGAGCTCGTGCGGGACGGGGGAGCCGCCGGATACGTCTTCGCGCGGGTCTTCGGGCCGGGCGAGGTGCCCCTCGCCCAACATGCCGTGTACCGCAGGATCATGCTGCCGGGTGTGGCGTGGTTCGAGTTCCTGCGCGAGGGTGCCGCGTTGCGCGGCGAACCCTTCCACGGAGTACGGGACCTGCTGTTCCACCGCCCGCTGATCCCCTCCGGCGCGTGCCGCGTGGTGTGCCGCGTCGATGCGCGGGGGCAGTTCACGGTGGAGGACGACCGGAACGGGGGCCCCTTCGTCACCGGTCGACTGCTGCGCGAGCCGGCCGCCGAGCCGGTCCCCGTACCGGTCGCCTCGCTGCTCGGTTCCTGCGCACAGGTGCACGCCGGCTCGGGTCTCTACCGGTGGCTGCGGCGGATCGGCTACCACCACGGCCGCTACTACCGGAACATCTCGTGGGTGGCGGGCCTCCCGGACGGCGGCACGCTCGCCCGCATCGAGGGGCGGCGCCAGCGGGAGATGAACGCGCCCGGTACCCAGCTGTTCCCAGGGCTCCTCGACAGCGTCACCATCGCCGCGATCGCCCCGGACAACCCGGTCTTCGGCGCCGCCGACGCGTCCGCGTTCATACCGCTCTCGGCGGCCAGGGCGGACGTCCACGGCCCGCTGGACGACGCGGCCTACGTCCGCACGGAGATCGCCTTCTGGAACGAGGAGGCCTGCCGCGTCACGCAGACGGTGACCGACGCGGAGGGCCGGCCGTTGCTGGTCTTCGGCGACATGTCGTCCAAGCGGGTGCCGCTGGAGGCGTTCAGCGGGGAGGGGGCGCCGGCGCAGCCCGCCGCGGCGACGCTGCCGCTGGACCGGACGGGGGCGCCCCCGGGTACGGCGGCTGCGGCACCCGGCCGTACGACTGCGGCGGGACTCGGCGCTACGACCGCGCCGGCGACCGCCGGTGCGGCAACGGGGACCGACGGTACGACAGCGGCCAGGGCCGGCGACACGGCCGCGGCGGCGACCGCCGGTACGACGGAGACCACTGCCGGCCCTACGGCCGCGGCCGGGCCCCGCGACACCGCCTCGGTGCCTTCCACCCGCCCCGCCCCCGCGACGCGCTGCGACCAACCGCCGACACCCGGGCGGGTGCTCGCCTGGTTCCTGGAGCTGACGGGCACCTCCGCGGACGACGCCGACACGGAGTTCCTGTCCGCCGGGTTCGACTCGGTCGGCCTCGTGTCGCTGAGCGAGCGGATCTCCCAGGAGTTCGGGCTGTCCCTCTACCCGACGGTCTTCTTCGAGTACCCGACGCCCCGCCAGTTCGCCGACTTCGTCCTGACCGAGGCCCCGGAGCTGGCCGCCACGCTGATCCCTTCGCCCCGCCCGGCCGACGAGACGTCAACGCCCGCCGAGCCGACAGCGGTTGACGAGGCGCCCACCGCACCCGGAGCACCCGCGGACTCGACCCCGGCCCCTCGCCCACCCACCACGACGGCCGCGGCCCGGGCCGTGCCCACCCCGTCCGTGCCGACGCCCGAGACCATCCGCTCCCGCGACATCGCCGTCGTCGGCGCGGCGGTCCGCCTCCCCACCGCACACACCCTGACCGACTTCGCCGACCTTCTGCGCCAAGGGCGGGACACCGTACGCCCGCTGCCCGACAGCCGCTGGAGTCAGCCGCCGCACGGGCCCGCCCCGTACGCCTCGTTCCTGGAGGCCGTGGACGAGTTCGACCCGGGCCCGTTCCGGATCTCACCCCGGGAAGCGCCCCTGATCGACCCTCAGGCGAGGATCGTGTACGAAACGATCTGGGAGGCCCTGGAGGACGGGGGACGGGCCGGCGAGCGGGCCGAGGGCAGCCGGACCGGTCTGTGGATCGGCTACAGCCACGACCACTACCACGAGGAGCGCGCCCGCCACGGCGTATCCGACGGCCGGGGCCTGGGCCTGGAGGCGATGATCGCGAACCGGCTGTCCTACCTGATGGACTGGCACGGCCCGAGCGGACTCGTCAACACCCTCTGCTCGTCCTCGCTGGTGGCGGTGCACACGGCTCTGCAGCACCTGCGCGCCGGAGACATCGACACGGCGGTGATCGGCGCCGTGCACGCCGCCATCAGCCCCGAGTACTTCCGCTCGATGGGCGATCTGATGGCCCTGTCACCGAGGCACCGCTGCCGTGCCTTCGACAGCACCGCCGACGGCTTCGTCCCCGGAGAGGGCGCGGTCGCAGTAGTCCTGCGACGCCACGACGACGCCCGACGGGACGGCGACCGGATCCGGGGGCTCGTCAAGGGCGCGGCCGTTAACCACGGTGGCCGTACCACCCGTTACTCCGCCCCGAGCGCTCGCGCACAAGGGGACGTGATCGCCGAGGCTTTGCGGGATGCGGGGGTTGAGCCGGAGACGATCGGGTTGTTGGAGGCGCATGGTACGGGGACGAGTCTGGGGGATCCGATCGAGATCGACGGGCTGACTCGGGCGTGGCGGGGGCATACCGGTCGTGCGCAGTTCTGTGCGATCGGGTCGTTGAAGTCGAACATCGGTCATCTGGAGCCGGCGGCGGGTCTGGCGGGGCTGGTGAAGGCGCTGTTGGCGATGGAGCATGGGGTGATTCCGCCGACGCTGCATGTGACGCGTCCCAATGACCACATCCGTTTCGAGGAGACTCCGTTCTATCTGGCTGACCGTGCGCGGCCCTGGCCGCGTGGGGGGCATCCGCGGCGGGCCGCGATCAGCGCGTTCGGCATGGGCGGTGTCAACGCTCACGTCATCGTCGAGGAACCACCGACGGCGCCGCAGGACACCCCTCTGCCCCAGGACAGCCACATCGTGCGGGTCAGCGCGGCGGACGAGACCACCCTGCGCGACCTGGCCAGTGCCTACGCCGCCCACCTGACCGGCACCGACGAGGACCGGCTCGGCGACTTCGCACGTACCGCCAACACCGCGCGAGCCGCCCACCGCTACCGCACCGCCGTGCACGGCACCACCGCCGCCGAACTGGCCGCCCGGCTGACGGAGGTCGCCTCCGGAGCCACCTCACCGACCCGGCACATCCGAACGGCGACGACCACCGCCTTCCTCTTCACCGGACAGGGCTCGCAGTACGCGGGCATGGGCCAGGGCCTGAAGGCGACCGAGCCGCACTTCCGCGACACGCTCCACGAATGCGCCGATCTGCTCACCCACTGGACCGACGTGCCCCTGCTGGACCTGCTGTACGGCGACGCCCGGCACCTGCTGGACCAGACCCGGTACGCGCAGATCGGCATCGTCAGCGTCCAGGTCGCTCTGGTCGCGTCCCTGCGGGCGGCCGGGGTACGGCCCGACGTCGTCGCCGGGCACAGCCTGGGCGAGCTGACCGCAGCCTGGGCGGCCGGCGTGCTCACCCTGCCCGACCTGCTGCGGCTGACCGTGCTCCGCGGCGAGCTGATGCAGGCCCGGCCCGCCAACGGCACGATGGCCGTGGTCCACACCGACATCCATTCGCTCACGGCCGAGCTGGAGGCGTATCCCGGCATCGAGATCGCCGCCCACAACGCGCCGCGCGTCCACACCATCAGCGGCCCGGAAGGAATGCTGGCCCGGTTCCGCGAGCAGAGCTCCTTCCGCGTGCGGCCCCTGACGGTCAGCCACGCCTTCCACTCCGCGGTGATGGAAGCGGCCCTCGCCCCCTTCGCGGACGCCGTCGCCGCCACCCCGCTCGCGCCGCCCGAGATCCCCTTCGCCAGCACTCTCACCGGCACCTGGCACAGCGACGTCACCGCCACCGATCCCGGGCACTGGGCCCAGGCGATCCGCCGCGCCGTCCGGTTCAGCCAGGCCGTCACCACGCTGGCCGAGACCGGCCCCCACACCGTCTGGGAGATCGGTCCGCATCCGCAGCTGATCCCGCTCGCCCGCGCAACGCTCACCGAGGCGCGCCCCGATCTCGACCCCGCGTGGATCACCACGCTCCAGCGGGGCCGCGAGGACCAGCCACAGTTCCACGCCGCGTTGACGGCCCACCACAACCACACCGGCACGGACCTGAACTGGACCGGGCTCCACCACGGCAAACGCCAGAGCGTCACCACCCTCCCCGGCTACCCCTTCAGGCGCCGCCGGTTCTGGATCACCCCCGGCGCGCCCGAGGCCTCGGGCCCCGACCCCACGACCACCGACAGCACTCATCCGCACGAGACGAAGAGGCCCGAGCACCATGGCTAG